The following is a genomic window from Ethanoligenens harbinense YUAN-3.
GTGCTGCCCAATGGGTACGAAGTCAAACTGGAGCGCCTGGCCGGGGATGCCCTGCCCATGAACGGCGCGGTTTACCTGTATTGGCGGCCGGAAGATGCGCGGCTGATCCATTTGCAGGATCAGGTGGTTTATCACGCGGTTGAGAATGTCAAGCTGGCGTAGGGGGGTGGAAAAATGGGAAAGCCAAGCAAACGGACGGATGCGGGACAGATTGCCGTTATGGTCGGTCCGGTTACCTTGTGGCTGGCGTTTTTGGTGGCGGTTCCGCTTGTTTATGTGTTTATTATGAGTTTTTGCAGCCTAGACCAGAATTACAATGTGGTTTTCCGTTTTACACTGGAAAACTATCGGCGGCTTTTGGACTGGGACTACATACAGGTTTACGGGCAGTCTATTTTGATTGCATTTCTGGCAACCGCTATTTGCATTGTGTTGGCTTACCCGTTTGCCTTTTTGATTGCCCGGACTTTTCAGAGCAAAAAGACGACCTTATATATGATGGTGATTATTCCGTTCTGGACGAATTCCTTGATTCGCATTTACGGCTGGCGCACCTTTCTGGGCGCGAACGGGATGCTCAACAAACTGCTGATGGCGCTGCATATGACCGGTGGGCCGGTGCAGTTTCTGTTCACCCGCGGGGCAACGGTGCTGGGTATGGTGTATGTCCTGTTCCCGTTTATGGTACTGCCGCTGTACACGGCGATCGAAAAACTGGACCAGTCGCAGCTTGAGGCGTCGGCTGATCTTGGCGCGCGCGGAGGCTCCACATTCTGGCATGTGATTCTGCCGCAGACGACGAGCGGCGTGTTTTCGGGCTGCATCATGGTCTTTATTCCGTGTCTCGGTTATTTCTATGTATCCGATATTCTGGGCGGCGGCAACACGAACGTCATCGGCAACCTGATTGAGCGGCAGTTCCAGAGCGGAAACAACTGGCCTTTAGGCGCGGCGCTGTCCATTATCCTGATTGCGATCACCCTGCTGCTGGTCAAGCTGTACCAGAAGTGTGGCGGCGATATGCAGAGTTTGGGGGTGTAACGATATGCACGGACAGACCAGAGAAACATTCCGGCGAAAGAGCGGTGCCGTTTATTGCGGGCTCATTTATGCGTTTCTGTTTTTGCCGATTGCCGTCATTATTATCAATTCGTTCAACGCCAACACGTTCAAGCCGTATTTCAGATGGACAGGTTTTACGTTTGACTGGTATGTGAAGCTGTTTCAAAACACGGGGCTGCTTCAATCTTTTGGAAACACCATCTTTCTGGCACTTGCCACAACCGTGCTTTCCGTGATGATCGGAACCGTGGCCGCAGTGGGGATATACAAGTTCCGGTTCCGCGGAAAAGACATCATAAACGGGCTGCTGTATATCCCGGTTGTCATTCCCGAAATCGTGCTGGGCATTGCGCTGCTCTCGCTCTTTTCCAAAGTGGGAATTCCGCTTGGCATGCTCTCGCTGCTTCTGGCCCACGTCACGTTCTGCATCCCGTATGTCATTTTCAATGTGCGTGCGCGGCTTGATGGATACGACCGCTCCATCGAGGAAGCATCTATGGACTTGGGAGCCACGCGCCTCCATACGTTCCTGCGGATCACGTTGCCGGTCCTTGCGCCCGGAATCGGCGGAGGCGCACTGCTTGCGTTCACGCTTTCGATTGACGATGTGATCATCAGCTACTTTACCAACGGCCAGACGATGACGTTTCCGCTGAAAGTTATGGCAAGCATCAAAAGCGGCGTCGCGCCGGATGTCAACGCGCTTTCCACTTTGATCCTGCTGGTCACAACAGGCGTTGTCGCTCTGGTGCAGACCGGCCTGCTGAAAAAGTTCGTCGGCAAGGTCGGCACCGCATTGTCGGCTCTTTTTTACATCGGGCGGGACGAGCTGGATACGAAGCAGCGCGCGGTGAGGAGAAGGCGGGGTGTCGGCACCGCGTTGGCCATTGCGATTGTGGCCGGTGTGCTGCTTTCCGTCGGTAAAAACGCCGGCACCTCCGCCGTCGGGAGGAACGGACAGCTCAATCTGTTTATCTGGACGGAATATGTGCCGGATTCGGTGATTCAGAACTTTGAAAAAGAAACCGGCATCCAGGTCAATGTCTCCAACTATTCGTCCAATGAAGATATGCTTGCCAAGGTAAAATCGGAAAAAGCGGGGGCGTTCGACATTGTGCAGCCCACCGACTATATGGTTCAGCAGATGATCGGCCAGGGATTGCTGCAGAAACTGGATAAATCCGCGCTGACAAACATGAAAAATATCGGCAGCTCGTATCTCAACCAGTATTATGACCCAAACAACAATTATTCCGTGCCGTATTTGGGTGGGGTGGCGGCCATTGCCGTCAATACCCAAAAAATCAAAGACCGCATCACAGGGTATGCCGATCTGTTCAACCCGAAGTATAAAAACAGCATTGTTTCCCTGGACGATTACCGCGCCGTCATCGGCATGACCGCACGCAGCCTCGGCATGAGCATGAATGAGACAGACAGCGCAAAGCTGGATGAAATCAAAACCCAGCTCATGAAATTGAAAGGCAATATCAAACTGTATGACAGCGACAGTCCAAAATCCGCGCTGATTTCCGGCGATGCGACCCTCGGCTTCTGCTGGAATGCGGAGATCACGTTGGCCATGGAGGAAAACCCGGCGATCAAGATTGTGTTCCCCAAAGAAGGTGCCTATGTATTTGTAGACAACTGGTGCATTACCAAAGGGGCAAAGAATGTCCGGCAGGCAACGGCTTTCATCAACTACATGCTGAAAGCGGAAACAGCCAAAGAGGTGTCTGAGGAGTATCCGTATATGCAGCCGAATGCGGCGGCCGTGGAATTGTTGGGCAGTGCTTACAAAAACAATCCGGCGCGGAATGTTCCGCAGGATGTTATCAAAAAGGGGGAGCATGTCGCCAATCTGGACGTCAATACGCTGGCCCGGTATGATGCGATGTGGACGGATTTGAAAAAGTAATGTAGCCGCCCGTGTAAAGGCCGGAAGCGGTTTCGACAGCAGCCTTCCTTCTGCCCGGCCGATGCATGGAGCGAGTCGATCATACTTAAATAGAAGACGATATATGAAAAAAATAGCCGCTATTCATTATGAATGGTGGCTTTTTTAGTCTTAAAAATCATAAAATATAATCATAAAACGGTATGAATTGATAAACAGAAGTAGAAAGACGGTGCGTTTGGAGAATTGAAAGCCTGTGTGGCAAAGCGTATGATAAATATAACGCAATGAGGCGATGGGAAAGGGTTCCCGTCGCTTTTTCATTTTGAAAATGAACCAGGGAGGATTTCATATGAGTTATGCAGACGTGAGCAAGGATCTGGAGCGGGTGATCGGCTACATACACGCCGACAAACTGACGGATGAAGAAAAAGAAACAATGACAAGGGAAACGCTCCATTATTTCGATGAATATGTGAGTCCAGGCTGGCTCAAATACCGCAAATCCGTTTCCACCAATTCTGCCGTGCTGGAATGGACGGATCGCGATTCTGTGCTTGACGGCATGAACGGTGAGGAGTTCATTGACTGTCTGGGCGGATTCGGCATCTACACCTGCGGCCACCGCAACCCTGAAATTCTCGATACGGTGAAGGCGCAGCTGGACCATCAGGCGCTGCATTCGCAGGAACTGCTGGATCCGCTGCGCGGTTATCTGGCGAAGGCTGTGGCGGACATCACGCCCGGCGATCTGGGAAAGTGCTTCTTTACCAACGGCGGTGCCGAAGCGGTGGAGATGTCGCTGAAACTGGCACGAATCGCCACCGGCGGACGCTGGTTTGTCTCCACGGTCAGCGCGTTTCACGGCAAGAGCATGGGTGCCATCTCGGTGGGCGGCAAAAACACATTCCGCATTCCCTATACGCCGATGGTGCAGCAGGTCGTGCATGTGGAATATGGCAATGCGGAAGATACGCGCAAAGCTGTGCGCAATCTGCAGGCGGTCGGTGAAAAAGTCGCTGCCGTCATTGTGGAGCC
Proteins encoded in this region:
- a CDS encoding extracellular solute-binding protein, with product MHGQTRETFRRKSGAVYCGLIYAFLFLPIAVIIINSFNANTFKPYFRWTGFTFDWYVKLFQNTGLLQSFGNTIFLALATTVLSVMIGTVAAVGIYKFRFRGKDIINGLLYIPVVIPEIVLGIALLSLFSKVGIPLGMLSLLLAHVTFCIPYVIFNVRARLDGYDRSIEEASMDLGATRLHTFLRITLPVLAPGIGGGALLAFTLSIDDVIISYFTNGQTMTFPLKVMASIKSGVAPDVNALSTLILLVTTGVVALVQTGLLKKFVGKVGTALSALFYIGRDELDTKQRAVRRRRGVGTALAIAIVAGVLLSVGKNAGTSAVGRNGQLNLFIWTEYVPDSVIQNFEKETGIQVNVSNYSSNEDMLAKVKSEKAGAFDIVQPTDYMVQQMIGQGLLQKLDKSALTNMKNIGSSYLNQYYDPNNNYSVPYLGGVAAIAVNTQKIKDRITGYADLFNPKYKNSIVSLDDYRAVIGMTARSLGMSMNETDSAKLDEIKTQLMKLKGNIKLYDSDSPKSALISGDATLGFCWNAEITLAMEENPAIKIVFPKEGAYVFVDNWCITKGAKNVRQATAFINYMLKAETAKEVSEEYPYMQPNAAAVELLGSAYKNNPARNVPQDVIKKGEHVANLDVNTLARYDAMWTDLKK
- a CDS encoding ABC transporter permease, which translates into the protein MGKPSKRTDAGQIAVMVGPVTLWLAFLVAVPLVYVFIMSFCSLDQNYNVVFRFTLENYRRLLDWDYIQVYGQSILIAFLATAICIVLAYPFAFLIARTFQSKKTTLYMMVIIPFWTNSLIRIYGWRTFLGANGMLNKLLMALHMTGGPVQFLFTRGATVLGMVYVLFPFMVLPLYTAIEKLDQSQLEASADLGARGGSTFWHVILPQTTSGVFSGCIMVFIPCLGYFYVSDILGGGNTNVIGNLIERQFQSGNNWPLGAALSIILIAITLLLVKLYQKCGGDMQSLGV
- a CDS encoding putrescine aminotransferase, giving the protein MSYADVSKDLERVIGYIHADKLTDEEKETMTRETLHYFDEYVSPGWLKYRKSVSTNSAVLEWTDRDSVLDGMNGEEFIDCLGGFGIYTCGHRNPEILDTVKAQLDHQALHSQELLDPLRGYLAKAVADITPGDLGKCFFTNGGAEAVEMSLKLARIATGGRWFVSTVSAFHGKSMGAISVGGKNTFRIPYTPMVQQVVHVEYGNAEDTRKAVRNLQAVGEKVAAVIVEPIQGEAGVIVPPEGYLKELRAVCDECGVALIFDEIQTGMGRTGTMWRCEVENVTPDILIFGKAFGGGIMPITGLICRPPMWTQQLIDNPWLLGSPTFGGNPVCCSAALATIKFMIDHDIPGQAKRKGAVLKAGLQKLKEKYPAVIVDVRGEGLMLAVEFEKSEIGYSIAKGMFARGVLTAGTLNNSKTVRFEPPAVITEEQIEKVLARMDEALAETEREFAR